The following are from one region of the Streptomyces changanensis genome:
- a CDS encoding aminotransferase-like domain-containing protein — protein MKPIPLPLDELVARLGRWSAGRGPLYLLLAARFRQLIDEGVLVPGALLPPDRRLAGALAVGRTTVVAAYDTLRQEGRLVRRQGSGTRVASAALPPGPRVRETSNPLFLHLLEAPDDVILMSCAAPLDPPPELAEAYRTVTLPPGDLGYHPAGLPVLREAVAERYRARGVPTGPEQVLVTTGAQQGLSLLVRMLVAPGDGVLVEAPTYPGALDLFREAAAVLHPVAVGPDGVDVAGAVAVMERHRPAFAYVVPRFQNPTGSLLPPLAGRRLVEAANGLGVPLVDDEVLTDLAFAPGTPPPSLSSYGEVIGVGSLSKVVWGGLRIGWVRGPAPLIARLARLKAIHDLGSDVPAQRVAAQMLGGFAPIVAARVRALRAGHDHLRAELARLLPSWSCPPAEGGQTLWVRLPHGDGVAFAQVALRHGVAVLPGVTMDALGGSTRRLRLHFLLPPDVLSEAVGRLARAWSEYAPHAAAADPPSPRPAALPAALHAIVV, from the coding sequence ATGAAGCCAATCCCCCTCCCCCTCGACGAACTCGTCGCCCGGCTCGGCCGCTGGTCGGCCGGGCGGGGCCCGCTGTACCTGCTCCTCGCCGCCCGTTTCCGGCAGTTGATCGATGAGGGAGTGCTGGTCCCGGGTGCCCTGCTGCCGCCCGACCGGCGGCTCGCCGGGGCCCTGGCGGTGGGCCGGACGACGGTCGTGGCGGCGTACGACACGCTCCGTCAGGAGGGGCGGCTCGTACGGAGGCAGGGCAGTGGGACGCGTGTCGCGTCCGCCGCGCTCCCGCCCGGGCCCCGTGTGCGCGAGACGTCGAACCCGCTGTTCCTGCATCTGCTGGAGGCGCCCGACGACGTGATCCTGATGAGCTGCGCGGCCCCGCTGGACCCACCGCCCGAACTGGCGGAGGCGTACCGGACGGTGACGCTCCCGCCGGGCGACCTGGGCTACCACCCGGCGGGCCTGCCGGTGTTGCGGGAGGCGGTCGCGGAGCGGTACCGGGCGCGGGGCGTACCGACCGGGCCGGAACAGGTCCTGGTCACCACGGGCGCCCAGCAGGGACTTTCGCTGCTGGTCCGGATGCTGGTGGCGCCCGGGGACGGGGTGCTGGTCGAGGCGCCGACGTACCCGGGGGCGCTGGACCTGTTCCGGGAGGCGGCCGCCGTCCTGCACCCGGTGGCGGTGGGGCCGGACGGGGTCGACGTGGCGGGCGCGGTCGCGGTGATGGAGCGTCATCGACCCGCGTTCGCGTACGTGGTGCCCCGGTTCCAGAACCCGACCGGGTCCCTGCTGCCGCCGTTGGCCGGCCGTCGGCTCGTCGAGGCGGCGAACGGGCTCGGGGTGCCGCTGGTGGACGACGAGGTGCTGACCGACCTCGCGTTCGCGCCGGGCACGCCGCCGCCGTCGCTCTCCTCCTACGGAGAGGTGATCGGGGTCGGCTCGCTGAGCAAGGTGGTGTGGGGCGGGCTGCGGATCGGCTGGGTGCGCGGCCCGGCACCGCTGATCGCCCGGCTGGCCCGGCTCAAGGCCATCCACGACCTCGGGTCCGACGTGCCGGCGCAGCGGGTGGCCGCGCAGATGCTGGGCGGCTTCGCGCCGATCGTGGCGGCCCGCGTGCGGGCGCTGCGCGCCGGCCACGACCACCTGCGGGCCGAGCTGGCGCGGCTGCTCCCGTCGTGGAGCTGTCCGCCGGCCGAGGGCGGCCAGACGCTCTGGGTGCGCCTCCCCCACGGCGACGGCGTCGCCTTCGCGCAGGTCGCGCTCCGGCACGGGGTGGCGGTGCTGCCGGGTGTCACGATGGACGCGCTGGGCGGCAGCACGCGCCGGCTGCGGCTGCACTTCCTGCTGCCTCCGGACGTCCTGTCGGAGGCGGTGGGCAGACTGGCGCGGGCGTGGAGTGAGTACGCGCCGCACGCCGCGGCGGCAGACCCCCCGTCCCCCCGTCCGGCGGCCCTGCCCGCGGCGCTGCACGCGATCGTGGTCTGA
- a CDS encoding DM13 domain-containing protein — protein MCGEGRHRGKGRTVGRGGRKQLWVGAGIAFAVVLVSGLVWFKPWALWVDETVTEGLPSTVPAAPRPSHAPSAGVSTAPSPSGPTTLAQGTFISHEHTTTGAVKLLRLEDGTHALRLEGLDTSNGPDLRVWLTDAPVKEGKAGWGVFDDGKYVSLGKLKGNKGDQNYVLPADVDVPAYTSVSIWCDRFDVSFGAAELVRA, from the coding sequence ATGTGCGGGGAAGGCCGGCACCGAGGAAAGGGACGCACCGTGGGGCGGGGTGGCAGGAAGCAGCTGTGGGTGGGGGCGGGGATCGCCTTCGCGGTGGTGCTCGTGAGCGGTCTGGTGTGGTTCAAGCCCTGGGCGCTCTGGGTGGACGAGACGGTGACCGAGGGGCTTCCCTCGACCGTGCCGGCGGCTCCGCGGCCGTCGCACGCCCCGTCGGCGGGGGTGTCGACGGCGCCCTCACCGAGCGGGCCCACGACCCTGGCACAGGGCACGTTCATCAGCCACGAGCACACGACGACCGGCGCGGTGAAGCTCCTGCGCCTCGAGGACGGGACGCACGCCCTGCGTCTGGAGGGCCTCGACACCAGCAACGGCCCCGACCTGCGGGTCTGGCTGACGGACGCGCCGGTGAAGGAGGGCAAGGCCGGATGGGGCGTCTTCGATGACGGGAAGTACGTCAGCCTGGGGAAGCTCAAGGGCAACAAGGGTGACCAGAACTACGTGCTGCCGGCGGACGTCGACGTGCCGGCGTACACGAGCGTCAGCATCTGGTGCGACCGGTTCGACGTGTCCTTCGGGGCCGCCGAACTCGTCCGCGCCTGA
- a CDS encoding ester cyclase gives MTFVQIIDCKTDRVDEMSRLMDSWVEATQGKRTATHSLMARDRSDSTHVLEIVEFPSYEEAMENSKLPETDRIFREMVALCDGEPTFTDLDVVRDEQLNKLVVRSFVDEVINKGDIGAADRLCTADYREHDPSQPSYDVDLATAKEANREIMEAFRPTCTIEGLVAEGDTVCLRMSFKGRHVGPYQGVEPTGRDVTGTGHATFRCRGGKIAESWWNVDDMGVMRQLGVVEG, from the coding sequence ATGACATTCGTCCAGATCATCGACTGCAAGACCGACAGGGTCGACGAGATGAGCCGGCTGATGGACAGCTGGGTCGAGGCCACACAGGGTAAGCGCACGGCCACGCACTCGTTGATGGCGCGGGACCGTTCCGACTCCACCCACGTCCTGGAGATCGTGGAATTCCCCTCGTACGAGGAGGCGATGGAGAACTCGAAGCTGCCGGAGACCGACCGGATCTTCCGGGAGATGGTGGCCCTGTGCGACGGGGAGCCCACCTTCACGGACCTGGACGTCGTCCGGGACGAGCAGCTCAACAAGCTCGTCGTCCGGAGCTTCGTGGACGAGGTGATCAACAAGGGTGACATCGGGGCGGCCGACCGGCTGTGCACCGCGGACTACCGCGAGCACGACCCGTCCCAGCCCTCGTACGACGTGGACCTGGCCACCGCCAAGGAGGCGAACCGGGAGATCATGGAGGCGTTCCGGCCGACGTGCACCATCGAGGGGCTCGTCGCCGAGGGCGACACCGTCTGTCTGCGGATGTCCTTCAAGGGCCGTCACGTCGGCCCCTACCAGGGCGTCGAACCCACGGGCCGGGACGTCACCGGCACGGGTCACGCGACCTTCCGCTGCCGCGGCGGGAAGATCGCGGAGAGCTGGTGGAACGTCGACGACATGGGCGTCATGCGGCAGTTGGGCGTCGTGGAGGGCTAG
- the trxA gene encoding thioredoxin codes for MALKTVTDASFDEDVLKSDKPVLVDFWAEWCGPCRQIAPSLEAIAQEHGDKIEIVKLNIDQNPTTAAKYGVMSIPTLNVYQGGEVVQTIVGAKPKVALERELSSFLQD; via the coding sequence GTGGCCCTCAAGACGGTGACCGACGCCTCGTTCGACGAGGACGTCCTCAAGAGCGACAAGCCCGTCCTGGTGGACTTCTGGGCGGAGTGGTGCGGGCCCTGCCGCCAGATCGCCCCGTCCCTCGAAGCGATCGCCCAGGAACACGGCGACAAGATCGAGATCGTCAAGCTCAACATCGACCAGAACCCGACGACCGCGGCCAAGTACGGCGTCATGTCCATTCCCACCCTGAACGTCTACCAGGGGGGTGAAGTGGTGCAGACCATCGTCGGCGCCAAGCCGAAGGTCGCCCTCGAACGGGAGCTGTCCTCCTTCCTCCAGGACTGA
- a CDS encoding glycosyltransferase family 2 protein, translating into MSPDARTTVIVITHNRRDQLLRSLDRLAALPEEPPVIVVDNASTDGTPDAVAAHHPGTTVLTPGRNLGAPGRTLGVRRARTPYVAFSDDDSWWEPGSLRRAADLLDRHERLGLVAARIHVGPAGEPDPMNDVLASSPLGRAEDLPGPQVFGFLACAAVARRKAFLAAGGYHPLLFLGGEETLLAYDLTARGWGVCHCPDVVAVHSPTGGVRPGRPAVQLRNAALTAWLRRPLPVALRHTRELLQEAGRDPDARAALRQMLRRLPAALRDRRPLPAAVEAAARRLDARGALL; encoded by the coding sequence GTGAGCCCTGACGCCCGCACCACCGTCATCGTGATCACCCACAACCGCCGTGATCAGCTGCTGCGCTCACTCGACCGGCTCGCAGCCCTCCCAGAGGAGCCGCCGGTCATCGTCGTGGACAACGCGTCGACCGACGGCACCCCGGACGCCGTGGCCGCCCACCACCCCGGGACGACGGTGCTGACCCCGGGCCGCAACCTCGGGGCACCCGGCCGCACCCTGGGCGTGCGGCGGGCCCGCACTCCGTACGTGGCCTTCAGCGACGACGACTCCTGGTGGGAGCCGGGCTCGCTGCGGCGCGCGGCGGACCTCCTGGACCGGCACGAGAGGCTCGGGCTGGTCGCGGCGCGGATCCACGTCGGCCCGGCGGGCGAACCCGACCCCATGAACGATGTGCTCGCCTCCTCACCCCTCGGCCGTGCCGAAGACCTCCCGGGACCCCAGGTCTTCGGGTTCCTCGCCTGCGCCGCCGTGGCGCGACGGAAGGCCTTCCTGGCGGCGGGCGGTTACCACCCGCTCCTGTTCCTCGGCGGCGAGGAGACGCTCCTCGCCTACGACCTGACGGCCCGCGGCTGGGGCGTGTGCCACTGCCCCGACGTCGTCGCCGTCCACAGCCCGACCGGCGGCGTCCGGCCGGGGCGCCCCGCCGTCCAGCTCCGCAACGCCGCCCTGACGGCCTGGCTGCGCCGCCCCCTGCCCGTCGCGCTGCGGCACACCCGGGAGCTCCTCCAAGAGGCCGGGCGCGACCCGGACGCCCGTGCCGCCCTGCGCCAGATGCTCCGGCGACTCCCGGCGGCACTGCGGGACCGACGACCGCTGCCCGCCGCCGTGGAGGCCGCGGCCCGCCGCCTGGACGCCCGAGGAGCCCTCCTGTGA
- a CDS encoding dienelactone hydrolase family protein, which translates to MPTKTLQIPTADGRADAFAAFPDGDGRHPGVLLYMDAIGLRPVLREMARELSAHGYYVLVPNLYYRHGPAPVVELPEYIGEEARPGLFARLMPLVEAHTTERALRDADAYLDFLTAQPQVGAGPVGVIGYCMGAVLALRTAAAHPDRVAAVAGFHPSPLVTDAPDSPHRLAPRLTARVHIGLAENDMSAEAIGELDRTLDAAGVRHTTEVHPGTVHGFTMADTAAFDPSALQRHWDRLLPLLRHALADG; encoded by the coding sequence ATGCCCACGAAGACGTTGCAGATACCCACCGCGGACGGCCGGGCCGACGCCTTCGCCGCCTTCCCCGACGGTGACGGGCGGCACCCGGGGGTCCTGCTGTACATGGACGCCATCGGACTGCGGCCCGTGCTGCGGGAGATGGCCCGCGAACTGTCCGCGCACGGCTACTACGTGCTCGTCCCCAACCTCTACTACCGGCACGGCCCGGCGCCGGTGGTCGAACTCCCCGAGTACATCGGAGAAGAGGCGCGACCCGGGCTCTTCGCCCGGCTCATGCCGCTGGTCGAGGCGCACACCACCGAGCGGGCCCTGCGCGACGCCGACGCCTACCTCGACTTCCTCACCGCCCAGCCCCAAGTCGGCGCCGGGCCGGTCGGCGTGATCGGCTACTGCATGGGCGCCGTCCTGGCGCTGCGCACCGCGGCGGCCCACCCCGACCGGGTGGCCGCCGTCGCCGGCTTCCACCCGAGCCCCCTGGTCACCGACGCGCCCGACAGTCCGCACCGCCTGGCCCCCCGGCTCACCGCCCGCGTCCACATCGGCCTCGCCGAGAACGACATGTCGGCGGAGGCCATCGGCGAGCTCGACCGGACCCTCGACGCCGCGGGTGTCCGCCACACCACCGAGGTCCATCCCGGTACCGTCCACGGCTTCACCATGGCCGACACCGCCGCCTTCGACCCCTCGGCGCTCCAGCGCCACTGGGACCGCCTGCTCCCGCTCCTCCGCCACGCCCTCGCCGACGGCTGA